The Punica granatum isolate Tunisia-2019 chromosome 4, ASM765513v2, whole genome shotgun sequence sequence GTAATTACTGAGTACCAATTTTTGACATGCCATGAGGGTTTATAAGTACGTTCAAGTTCGAAAAGTCGGAAGTTTATGGGAAAACGTACAAAATATCGATTATTCTTTGTTACTAGCTAGTAATTAAACATCTCACCAGTTAGGCATGGGCCAGTTAATGATCACCTGTAATTAATTCTTCGAAGATATATTCGATAAATTCGTATGGTTACcaattttgtttcaaaatctTGATATTTCCTTTCCCATAGAATATATAATAGACGTTGGCTTGGCATACATTTTCAAGTATTGAAGTGAATTATAAGTCGGAATCTTCCTCATTGAATTATATGTTCGCTTAATTATATagtctttttttaatattcccCTAATTTCATCATTTCCTGGATCCGttttcatcactgagtcaaaTCAATTCAAGAGACACGATTCATAGCAAGGTAGATTGCGATTAATATGGGCAATTGGTTTTCCACGCTATATTTGAAATCGTTCAACACTGCATACTGCATGTGTAGAgtctaattaagggaaagaCCTAACTCTTTTCGAATTCATATTCGATCAAACACTACATGAGCTTACGATTACTCCCATTCACAAGAATATGGCATGCCATGAGAAGAGCTTACGAATAAACGCGAGGAAAACCATCAATCGTCTCGAAAGATATGCCTAAGAACCCCGAATGCAACTAATCATATCAAATATTATAGAGATTATAATCGGTACGCGAGTTTTGAAAACTTATGGGGAATGATTTCCATGAAAATAAAACGAGTAATTGCGATTATCCAATACCGTGCATGATATGAGTGATAAATTCCACGGTTGGGCATCGAGTGTCAAAACATGTGGACCGGCAAACTTTCTCAGGTCAGGAGCAACACGGGCTCCCCTCAACTCAACGCGTGCATGAAAGACGGAggattatcatcatcatttaACGGGAATTAAATTTGccttaaaaagttaaaataagcaaggaaaaaaaaaagagagaggaaaaaaaaatggtgcaAAAGCGAAAAACGAAGACTCCGGGGGACAATTACTATTAGTGGGACCGGCGTTGTCGTCCAATCACAGCCCGGTCTGATGACGTCAGTGTCCgccatttttctttattattattatttttaattaattttttttcatcattttctttttttcccttcttttcttcttcctcgtcATTTCTCTCATCTCATAtcacacataaaaaaaaaaaaaacagagagagagagagagagagagagagagagagagagagagactgtgTGTGCTTCTCTGATTTCAAAGTCGATCTCTCCGCAATCAGTCACCATTAACCTCGACGCGAACAAGCACCGCCCTTTCTTTCCCTCCTCTACCTCGGCTTGCTCCTCTCTTATCTTCATCCCTTCCCCCTATATACCCTCTTCTCCTCTCCCTTTCCTCCCACTTTCTATTTACAGTCCTCCTTCACCTCCCCCGACATAGCCGATTTGATTGATTTAGGAGCACACGCGCCCATCAGACAGGGAAGCTGATTCATTCGTTGTCCCGAAAAGGGGAAGAGCAACGATACCCCCCCACATCGTCAATTCGGATCGAATTTTGAGGAAGGTCCCACCCCAGAACCGCAATTCGGCAGCAGAAGCAAATGTGGGTCGATCATGATCCCGAGAACAAGTCGAAGAAGAATGATGCCCATGCCCCAACAGCAGCAGTAGCCTGAGATTTGATCAATTCCCAATTCGTTCGAGAAATTTCAattctgtctttttttttttttttttccttcgtGGGGATTTTGTTTATGTAAATGCATCAGAAGAAATCAGAGGTACAGATCGGAAAAGAAAGCAGCGGCGTCTCTTCCGATTTCAACCCCATCCCCTCCTCCTACCCCACCAAGCAATTCAacctccaccaccaccaccaccaccaacaCGCCACGCCGCCGCCTCCCCCGTCCCCTCAGCACCACCAGAACCTCATCCCGACCCTTAACTCCCCGCCCTCCTCCAtccaccaccacctccacgACCACTACGCCATTCATGTGCAGAATGACCCGATTGCCCCTCCGTCCACTCCTTACAAGCGGCCCCTTCTGACCCAGACGCCCTCTTCCCTCGCCAAGTCGCCCACCCTCTACCGCCTCCACCACTCACCGCCCGATCGCAAGCCCCATAAGGCCCCTTTCCTGCCGCTCTCGGTCGTGGTCGCCGCGAAATCGTCGGCCTTCCGCCTTGTCCGTCGGCTCAAGCACATCCGTCGCCTCCGGGCCCACCTCCgcctcatcctcctcctctccctcccctTCTTCTACTTCCTCGTCTCCCACCCCAGCCACTCCTTCCTCCTTGATTTCCTCTCTGCCTTCGCCTTCTCCGCCGCCCTCCTCTTCTCCCTCAACCTCGCCCTCCCTCGGCTCCCCTCCATCCGGCTGTTCTTTGCCCGCTCATTCCCCATCAAGCTCAGTGCCTCCAATTCGATCCCCGGGCAGCCTCTCCCGGTGTTCTGGTCGATTGGTTCCCGCCCGAAACTCGAGAAGAGGGTGAATTCGGGGTGCTGGGTCCAGGTGTACAGCAACGGTGACGTGTACGAGGGCGAGTTTCATAAGGGCAAGTGTTCAGGAAGCGGCGTCTACTACTATTACATGAGCGGGAGGTATGAGGGCGATTGGGTAGACGGCAAGTATGATGGATATGGAGTGGAGACTTGGGCTAGAGGGAGTCGGTATCGGGGCCAGTACCGTCAGGGTCTTaggcatggctatggagtttacAGGTTTTATACAGGGGATGTTTATGCAGGGGAGTGGTCTAATGGGCAGAGCCATGGGTGTGGTGTTCACACTTGTGAGGATGGGAGCAGATATGTTGGGGAGTTCAAGTGGGGCGTTAAGCATGGGCTTGGCCACTACCATTTCAGGTAATTTCAGCAAAGGAAGATTATGTTGATGCATATCTTTATCTAATGGGAGTTTAGTTGATATTGCTGTTTTGCCTAGGTATGATGTATGTCAAGATGTTATGTTAGCCCAAGATAGATTATTTGATTGTTGATTCTGAGGTTTCTCTTGGCTGTGGTGCCATGTCGCTGTTTTGTTGTTTATACGTTATCAGGAACTGGAACTGGATCAATCAACtgtaatttttcatttggGTATTGTGCGATTAAATTGGACAGAGATATATTAAGATTTCTTGGGGAAGTGTTGTTTCGAGGTTAGGGATGAATATCGATACAGCCGATGCTCTTTTTGCTTGTATTGCTATCATATTCATGATCTGAATGCATATTAGACCATCTGTTTAGCGAGGTGAAAGCAAATGAGGCATAACTGTTGGTTCTTCTACTCCAAAGTTTGAACTAGCACAAATTTGTCTGTGATAATTATGATGACGTTATTTTGAAGATAGTACACACTCGAGGgctatttcatttttctggGTTGCAGCTTTCATATTTCTTTGACTTTCTCTCCTCGTCGGGCATTGCCTTGCTTGTTCTCATGTCATATTTAAGTAGATAGAGCATTGTAGTGCTAAGTCGTTTCATTGTGCTTATTCAGAGTTCACTATTTAGAGTGGTGGCTAAAATCTTAGCAAAGATTCATTATCTATTATTGGTCATCGTATAAGAAGTATTGTGCAATCTCTTAGCATTTGAAATATGGAACTTAGAACAATATAATGATCTTGCCTGGATTCTTTCCTTCCCACTGCAAATTGACTGACTGCAGATTGAGCGTCATGGGTGATACTTGGAAGTTGGAAGTTTGAAAACAGTCTTTAAACAGTCTTGTACAGGCATGTCACTGGATcaataaatcaatttttttaatccgATGGGTTTGGACATCCAAGAAATCTGCTTTGATGCTTTTGGTTCGATGATTTTAGGTTGTGGGTCATCAGGAAAAATTCTCCTAAGCAAAGTTGCTGGATATGAATTATCCTTGTTTGGTGGAAATTATGAGATAAAGATATATTCTTTATATCATGTTAGCCTGGTGATTGCTTTCCGAGCTTTGTAACACGAGCTTGTGACCCAATTGAGCGCAACGAAGTGGGCTGACGTGGACTTGTATCCGTTGGGTGCTTGATGGAGTCTTTACTGTGCAAGCCCATTCCAAGCTTGGTGTACTGGATTGCTTTTCAAGAAGATGTAATTATGCATTCGGGAAATAGTGAAAAAGTTTTCAACTGGTCATCAGATCTTCATGTCACACTATGCTGAAGACAGGATGTCGTGGACAATTATTGTGTCAATGTTAGCTGATTCATTATTTAGATCATACTTGTTATTTATACACTGCCGCCCAAAAGTTTCTGGCCAACATTGGGAAAGATGGGGTTCTTGAATTTTGTATTATTGGAGAAAATTTGGTATTAGATCTCTGATAGTTCAATCTCAGTCTTTCCAAACCTGACCTTAGTGAAACCAACCTACTATTACATATTTGCTGAGAGCTATAATGGTAGTTTCATTTGATTGCATCATATGATATTATATGCAATACTTTGTCTTGAATATTCTGGAAAAATTTTGTGAATGCTTGATGATTTTCTAATTGATAAGTCATCTCTATTACTAATATCCTCAGATTATTATCTAATATCAAGCTGGATTGATATGCTTACTGATTTTTTCGCTCCACAGGAATGGAGACAGATATGCAGGAGAATATTTTGCAGACAAAATGCATGGGTTTGGAGTATATAGCTTTGCAAATGGGCATCGGTATGAGGGAGCTTGGCATGAGGGAAGAAGACAGGGCCTTGGGATGTACACATTTAGGAATGGAGAAACACAATCAGGTCACTGGCAGAATGGGATTCTTGATGTTCCAAGCACGCAGAGCACCACTGCTCCTGTATCTCCTGTCGCTGTTTATCATTCTAAAGTTCTGAACGTAGTACAGgtaattcattaaaaaaaataaaaaattggtcTTTTAGGGATATCTGATCATCGTTTTGATTCCAtgatttcaatatatttacaTGGTTTTAggttttactttttctttttgtccttgaaaagaaattaaacatCTACTCTGTTGGACTGACCTTGACCAGATGCTCTGTTATCCCACATCCTGTGACGTGTTCCGTGTAGTGGAACGCATTTATTTTATCCTTATGTTTCTcattcttgaaagagaaaaataaagtggAAATCTCAGTTTCCCGAGAATCAGACAGGCCTGTAGGGAGTTAATAAACCTTTCAGCTCTCTGTTATATAGAACAATCAGAATATTAAAGTGCAAATAtgagacattttttttttttgggtttcctTTTACAAGAAGAGTTGAAAGTTATCCACGTTATCCAGAAATGGAATGGAGCCTTGGTCCTTTTGTTTGCAGAAAGTTGCCTTGATTTATGCTTTTATATGTGAAACATATAtgattttccctttttttcaaGATTTTCAGAAAGCAAAGAAAGACATCTCTACTGATTAATGAAGAGGCCATTTTGTAAAGTGCAAACTGACAATTGATTCTAATGTTGACtttttaagatatatatatatatatatgtattcatattttaacacttaataattaatcaacTGTACTCTTTTGTGCTTCCTTCCTTGTGGCTTTGTCTGAGGCAGAGTCGGGACTTGTGTAGTTGTTGTtgtcgttttctttttttaatcaatggAGAGTACTAGATGAAAGTAATAGTTTCCTGACGAACTTGAAATTTTATCTTGATGATAATCAGGAAGCAAGGCGAGCAGCAGAGAGAGCCTATGATGTGGCGAAAGTGGACGAGAGGGTGAACCGGGCAGTCACTGCAGCAAATAGATCTGCCAATGCTGCTAGGGTTGCAGCAGTGAAGGCTGTTCAGAAGCAAATGCAGTACAAAAGTAATGGTGACAACATTCCTATTCCAATCGTCTAATTCATTGCAGATGGACACTCCTTATGATTCACTTTTTCATGAGATACCAGGAGGCATTCCTCGTATGCTCGAATCAGATCAGGTCAGTGGCCGTGGTGGAGTTCTCCCTTCTTTCCACGATGCAGGATAAGTTGGCTGAGGAAATTGCCCGAAGAGGAGCACAGAGAAAATATGGTCGGGTAGGCCTTTCCTTTGGTTTTGCCCACTGTCTTTGTATTGGGAGAAGGGGGAGCAAGAGATGATCTTTTGTCTTACTGTTCTTGCGGTTAGTATGGTAATAAAAGATGAGCTAGTTGTGGTGTATGTGCTCACTCAGCCTGTAATGTTTGCTGCCAAAGTGAATCTGCGACTGCTCGGCCTGCCCTTTCAATTAAAAGTCGAGGAATGCAGTGAAACTGCTCAAAACTTAAATGCATCCTTAAGGAATTGTGGTCCAGTGGCGGTGCAAACATCACCGTTTCGCTAGAGGTTTTCTCGGGGTTCCTTAGGCGCTTAGGCAGTTTCAAGCTGGGCTTTGTACCATGGGATAGCAGATAGTCTGACTGGTGCAGCTGGATGGTTCAGTAGTCGTACCGTCAAACTTCTCCTAGCCTACACAAAGGGTGAGGTCGAGGTTTGTCGTTGTCATCCTTGAGGCAACTCTTCATCTACAAAGTCATCTTAATATTTACTATAAATTTATCTTATTAGACCATCACAAGGAAATAAAGCCTCGAATGAGAAACCATGCCATCGATCAATTCCCAACATGAGACTAAAAACTTTTGAAGATTTGTATGCTGCTGTTCATTCAGGAgaagtaataaataaataaataatggagATTGCGTGCTACCGAGTGCCTCAAATTGTTGGATGAAATGTTTCCAGCGAGGAGGAGGCCGCATCAAAGATAGAAGATGATGAGAAGCGGAAGAAAGAATCTAtaaatacattatatatatatgaagaatatatatacataccaGTTTTCGATCCCGTGCTATACACGGGTTATTCTATATAACCAATTAgattgaaatttttaagatAATATTAAATAGATAACTCATtgaaaattcatatatttcaaattaaataaatcatttaagaaaaaaattaaataaaaaaagaccCTATCTAATGAGAAAATTAGTATAGTTGTAGATGAAACtatgataatattattaagAGATTATTCGAATATTCTCTGATTCAGATATTATCTTATCAAAATATGATCTGATATTTAGCTCTATGTGGGAAGTACAAAGAGAAATCAATCAACAAAcagaaattaatattaaaatattattaagcAAATGAAAGTGGACTGCTTAAAGTATATTTTTGCTATTCGAAATCCTTGTAATAggaaattgtaaaatttttgctttaaaaa is a genomic window containing:
- the LOC116203946 gene encoding uncharacterized protein LOC116203946 isoform X2 — encoded protein: MHQKKSEVQIGKESSGVSSDFNPIPSSYPTKQFNLHHHHHHQHATPPPPPSPQHHQNLIPTLNSPPSSIHHHLHDHYAIHVQNDPIAPPSTPYKRPLLTQTPSSLAKSPTLYRLHHSPPDRKPHKAPFLPLSVVVAAKSSAFRLVRRLKHIRRLRAHLRLILLLSLPFFYFLVSHPSHSFLLDFLSAFAFSAALLFSLNLALPRLPSIRLFFARSFPIKLSASNSIPGQPLPVFWSIGSRPKLEKRVNSGCWVQVYSNGDVYEGEFHKGKCSGSGVYYYYMSGRYEGDWVDGKYDGYGVETWARGSRYRGQYRQGLRHGYGVYRFYTGDVYAGEWSNGQSHGCGVHTCEDGSRYVGEFKWGVKHGLGHYHFRNGDRYAGEYFADKMHGFGVYSFANGHRYEGAWHEGRRQGLGMYTFRNGETQSGHWQNGILDVPSTQSTTAPVSPVAVYHSKVLNVVQEARRAAERAYDVAKVDERVNRAVTAANRSANAARVAAVKAVQKQMQYKSNGDNIPIPIV
- the LOC116203946 gene encoding uncharacterized protein LOC116203946 isoform X1, whose protein sequence is MHQKKSEVQIGKESSGVSSDFNPIPSSYPTKQFNLHHHHHHQHATPPPPPSPQHHQNLIPTLNSPPSSIHHHLHDHYAIHVQNDPIAPPSTPYKRPLLTQTPSSLAKSPTLYRLHHSPPDRKPHKAPFLPLSVVVAAKSSAFRLVRRLKHIRRLRAHLRLILLLSLPFFYFLVSHPSHSFLLDFLSAFAFSAALLFSLNLALPRLPSIRLFFARSFPIKLSASNSIPGQPLPVFWSIGSRPKLEKRVNSGCWVQVYSNGDVYEGEFHKGKCSGSGVYYYYMSGRYEGDWVDGKYDGYGVETWARGSRYRGQYRQGLRHGYGVYRFYTGDVYAGEWSNGQSHGCGVHTCEDGSRYVGEFKWGVKHGLGHYHFRNGDRYAGEYFADKMHGFGVYSFANGHRYEGAWHEGRRQGLGMYTFRNGETQSGHWQNGILDVPSTQSTTAPVSPVAVYHSKVLNVVQEARRAAERAYDVAKVDERVNRAVTAANRSANAARVAAVKAVQKQMQYKRGIPRMLESDQVSGRGGVLPSFHDAG